One genomic window of Streptomyces sp. NBC_01276 includes the following:
- the fxsT gene encoding FxSxx-COOH system tetratricopeptide repeat protein, with protein sequence MTGTGTRLDRDGAAQPQRFVISFAGFNRPWAVWIAHRLEEHGHRVALQRWDPQTSPGLTEALDDLSRAGGKVLLVLSERYFSAGTHTDEEWNTALRAVTEAHPDRFAAVCLTDAPLPSAVAALEKTDLWGLDSYEAEYRVLRRLELPTDRIGTESGRRGPRFPNDPPEIWGRVPRRNPRFTGRNDVIGRLREALTEAPPGASTVTLLGLSGVGKTQVATEYAYRFASEYDVVWWVPAEDRPTLRERLADLAPALGLPRGAGSYGEQIRAVLEVLRRGAPFHRWLLVFDGCDNPDDLTDLLPSGAGDVIITSRNREWAARHTSLVEVPLYARPESITFIRRRARRLTGEEADQLAEALEDYPLALDQTAGWLADSPIGVGEYLTLLQRRLDSHEAVTLSDDYPLPFPTALAILLNNVRENFPDALALLRLFVFFAPGRVPLRLLREFPADDVPEHLAGLINDQIRWNAALNKLVQFSVVRLEYSDLSVEEGGGLETVQLHRMVHNIVRENLAEDEADQLSRAVRQVLAAADPGRPTDSRLWPRYAELIPHLDSAGVLTSSNPRIQTFLLHCLRYLILAGEYRTCLRLSEQTDGVWRAMLGDDHDQVRELSYHYGGALRMLGRFRQAETLARSVADRLVTERGDRDLETLRATSTYAGVLLGTAKFDQARTLLEHAFTTYRELLGEDDSTTLNAQNNVAVVLRLLGRYQEAYDTDLDTLRRRERVLRVRHIATLSSGIGCAMGLRLMGRYREALARQEQGLKLNTQVLGVNHPQTLRAEHNLGMCLRRSGDIPGAGARLRGVLERSTRVFGAEFPWTLMVASDYATYLREYGDIEEARRISEEVVRGYQSQLGLAHPYSIGTVGNLALVLRAQGERAEALNLAEQALVGMRGALGDRHPWTLGCALNTTGHRNITGRLEDALDLSRETLRGAERILGPDHPMALSAQIALAADLRSVREDTEASKHEEAGIKALTRTLGPQHVHTVSARQQTRPYWDFEPQP encoded by the coding sequence GCAGCGCTTCGTCATCAGCTTCGCGGGCTTCAACCGCCCCTGGGCGGTGTGGATCGCCCACCGCCTGGAGGAGCACGGCCACCGCGTCGCGCTCCAGCGCTGGGACCCCCAGACCAGCCCCGGCCTCACCGAGGCCCTGGACGACCTCTCCCGGGCGGGAGGCAAGGTCCTCCTCGTCCTCAGCGAGCGCTACTTCTCCGCCGGCACCCACACCGACGAGGAGTGGAACACCGCCCTGCGCGCCGTCACCGAGGCCCACCCGGACCGGTTCGCCGCCGTCTGCCTCACCGACGCCCCGCTGCCCAGCGCCGTGGCCGCGCTGGAGAAGACCGACCTGTGGGGCCTGGACTCCTACGAGGCCGAGTACCGGGTGCTGCGCCGCCTGGAGCTGCCGACCGACCGGATCGGCACCGAGAGCGGCCGCCGCGGGCCCCGCTTCCCCAACGACCCGCCCGAGATCTGGGGCCGGGTCCCGCGCCGCAACCCGCGCTTCACCGGCCGCAACGATGTCATCGGCCGGCTCCGCGAAGCCCTCACCGAGGCCCCGCCCGGCGCGTCCACCGTGACCCTGCTCGGGCTGTCCGGCGTGGGCAAGACCCAGGTCGCCACCGAGTACGCCTACCGCTTCGCCTCCGAGTACGACGTCGTGTGGTGGGTGCCCGCCGAGGACCGCCCCACCCTGCGCGAACGCCTCGCCGACCTGGCCCCCGCCCTCGGCCTGCCGCGCGGAGCCGGCAGCTACGGCGAGCAGATCCGGGCCGTACTGGAGGTGCTGCGGCGCGGGGCGCCGTTCCACCGCTGGCTGCTGGTCTTCGACGGCTGCGACAACCCCGACGACCTCACCGACCTGCTGCCCTCCGGCGCCGGCGACGTGATCATCACCTCGCGCAACCGCGAATGGGCCGCCCGCCACACCAGCCTCGTCGAGGTCCCCCTCTACGCCCGCCCCGAGTCCATCACCTTCATCCGCCGCCGGGCCCGCCGCCTCACCGGCGAGGAGGCCGATCAGCTCGCCGAGGCGCTGGAGGACTACCCCCTCGCCCTCGACCAGACCGCCGGCTGGCTCGCCGACTCGCCGATCGGCGTGGGCGAGTACCTGACCCTCCTCCAGCGCAGGCTCGACTCCCACGAGGCCGTCACCCTCTCCGACGACTACCCGCTGCCCTTCCCGACCGCGCTGGCCATACTCCTCAACAACGTCCGGGAGAACTTCCCCGACGCCCTCGCCCTCCTGCGGCTGTTCGTCTTCTTCGCCCCCGGCAGGGTCCCGCTGCGGCTGCTGCGCGAGTTCCCCGCAGACGACGTGCCCGAACACCTCGCCGGCCTGATCAACGACCAGATCCGCTGGAACGCGGCCCTCAACAAGCTCGTCCAGTTCTCCGTCGTCCGCCTGGAGTACTCCGACCTCTCCGTGGAGGAGGGCGGTGGCCTGGAGACCGTCCAACTGCACCGCATGGTCCACAACATCGTCCGCGAGAACCTCGCCGAGGACGAGGCCGACCAGCTCTCCCGCGCCGTCCGCCAGGTCCTCGCCGCCGCCGACCCCGGCCGCCCCACCGACTCCCGGCTCTGGCCCCGCTACGCCGAACTCATCCCGCACCTCGACTCCGCCGGCGTCCTGACCAGCAGTAACCCCCGCATCCAGACCTTCCTGCTGCACTGTCTGCGCTACCTGATCCTGGCCGGCGAGTACCGCACCTGCCTGCGCCTGTCGGAACAGACCGACGGCGTCTGGCGGGCCATGCTCGGCGACGACCACGACCAGGTCCGCGAACTCAGCTACCACTACGGCGGCGCCCTGCGCATGCTCGGCCGCTTCCGCCAGGCCGAGACCCTCGCCCGCTCGGTCGCCGACCGGCTCGTCACCGAACGCGGCGACCGCGACCTGGAGACCCTGCGCGCCACCAGCACCTACGCCGGGGTCCTGCTCGGCACCGCCAAGTTCGACCAGGCCCGGACCCTGCTGGAACACGCCTTCACCACCTACCGCGAACTCCTCGGCGAGGACGACTCCACCACCCTCAACGCCCAGAACAACGTCGCCGTCGTCCTGCGCCTGCTCGGCCGCTACCAGGAGGCCTACGACACCGACCTGGACACCCTGCGCCGCCGCGAACGGGTCCTGCGGGTACGCCACATCGCCACCCTCTCCTCCGGCATCGGCTGCGCGATGGGCCTGCGCCTGATGGGCCGCTACCGCGAGGCCCTCGCCCGCCAGGAACAGGGCCTCAAGCTCAACACCCAGGTCCTCGGTGTCAACCACCCGCAGACCCTGCGCGCCGAGCACAACCTCGGCATGTGCCTGCGCCGCTCCGGTGACATCCCCGGCGCCGGCGCCCGGCTGCGCGGCGTCCTGGAACGCTCCACCCGGGTGTTCGGGGCCGAGTTCCCCTGGACGCTGATGGTCGCCTCCGACTACGCCACCTACCTGCGCGAGTACGGGGACATCGAGGAGGCACGCCGGATCTCCGAGGAGGTCGTCCGCGGCTACCAGTCCCAGCTCGGCCTCGCCCACCCGTACAGCATCGGCACCGTCGGCAACCTCGCCCTCGTACTGCGCGCCCAGGGCGAACGCGCGGAGGCCCTCAACCTCGCCGAACAGGCCCTGGTCGGAATGCGGGGCGCGCTCGGCGACCGCCACCCCTGGACCCTGGGCTGCGCCCTGAACACCACCGGGCACCGCAACATCACCGGCCGCCTGGAGGACGCGCTCGACCTCAGCCGCGAGACCCTGCGCGGGGCCGAACGCATCCTCGGCCCCGACCACCCGATGGCGCTCAGCGCCCAGATCGCCCTCGCCGCGGACCTGCGCTCGGTACGGGAGGACACGGAGGCCTCCAAGCACGAGGAGGCGGGCATCAAGGCCCTCACCCGCACCCTCGGCCCCCAGCACGTCCACACGGTCTCGGCCCGCCAGCAGACCCGCCCCTACTGGGACTTCGAGCCCCAGCCGTAG